CGGGAGTTCGGACACCCGCAACCACGTCTTCGCCCTGGGCGTTCATCAGGAACTCGCCGTATATCTTGTTCTCGCCGGTCGCCGCGTCGCGGGTAAATGCTACACCGGTGCCGCAGTCGTTACCCATGTTGCCGAAGACCATGGCCTGAATGTTGACGGCAGTGCCGAGGTCGTGCGAGATCTTCTCGCGCGTGCGGTAGATGATTGCGCGCTCGTTATTCCAACTCTTGAAAACGGCTATGATAGCCATCCTGAGCTGTTCCATCGGGTCCGTCGGGAAGTCCCGACCGGTAGTCTCTCTGAAGTAGACCTTGAACTGGCCTACCAGTTCCTTGAGTCCGGCGGCGTCAACATCCGTGTCCTGCTTTGCGCCGACCTTCTCCTTGAGGGCGTCGAAGATGTGCTCGTAGTGCTCCTTCTTGAGCTTCGGGTAATCGCCGGAGAGCACGATGTCGGAGAACATCATGACGAATCGCCTGTAGGCGTCGTAGGCGAAGCGCTCGTTGCCCGTCGCGGCGATGATACCCTTGAGCGTATCGTCGTTCAGCCCGAGGTTCAGTACGGTGTCCATCATGCCCGGCATCGAGAACTTGGCTCCCGAGCGAACCGAGACGAGCAGCGGACTGGCGGCATCGCCGAGCTTCTTGCCCATATCGTTCTCGACGTCGGCGAGCGCAGCGATCACATCTTCCCAGAGGCCGTCGGGAAGCTTGCCGAGCTTCGTGTAGTCGTTGCAGGTCTCCGTGGTGATGGTAAACCCGGGAGGGACGGGCAGACCGATGTTGGTCATCTCGCAGAGGTTGGCGCCCTTGCCTCCGAGCAGGTCTTTCATTGTGGCGTTACCTTCGCGGAACAGGTACACGCGCTTCTTGTCGCTCATGTTGCATTCCCCTTTCGCGCGGCCCACATTGACACGCGGCCGCAAATAGCGCAGCCGGCACCGAGCCTCGGCCGCGACACGTTTATTGATGATGGCAGATCGTGGCACGCCGCACACAGCAATAAGCCCTGCGATATCGGCCCGCCGCATGTCTCACGCGGCGTCGCAGGGCCACCGTATTCGGACTTGCCGGAACCAACCCGTAGTTTACCACGAATCGCGCGGATTTGCAAACTCCGTTGACACCCGCCGCAGGCGCTGGTACACTGAACTTGCCATGAAGCCGATCACGATCCTGGCAACATCCTTCATGACAGCGCTCTCCGGCGCGCTGATGCCCGGGCCGCTGCTGACCGTCACTATCGCCCGGGCCGCAACCGAAGGCTTCATCGCCCCACTGCTGCTGATGGTCGGACACTCGCTGCTCGAACTGCTGGTCGTGGTCTGGTTGATCTTCGGCCTGGGACGGTTACTCAAGGCGAGGCCGGTGATCGGGACGATCTCGGTCCTCGGCGGCGCCGTGCTCCTCTGGATGGGATGGGGCATGATCCCGTCCGCCTTGAACGGCGCTCTCGACCTGCACGCCTCCGGATCGGCTTCCCCAGTTTCGGGCGCCGGGCCTCTCAGCAATCTGGTGGTCACCGGCATGGCGGTAAGCATCTCGAACCCGTACTGGGTCATCTGGTGGGCGACGGTCGGCGCAGCTCTCTTCGCGACGCTCGCTCGGAAGCCAGGGGGCAGCCGAACCTCGTCCGTCGGCGCGTTCTATATCGGCCACATCATGGGAGATGTCGTCTGGTACCTGCTCGTCGGGGCGGCGGTCGTGACCGGGCGGGTCTTCATCAGCCCGGGGGCCTACCGGGTGATCGTCGTCGTCTGCGGAGCGTTTCTCATGTTCCTCGGCGCGTCGTTCCTGTACCTCATCGCATCAGGGAAGCTCTGGGCGATCCAGGCAAGGTGCGAGACCGCCGATTCACAGTGCCCGATGGGTTGATCTCCGAATCCGTTCCTGATGCCCGTTGACAATCAGAGCAGCGCGTGTTACGATTCCTAGAAAGGTGTTACTCAATGCCCGACTTGGCTCGCTTCGGAGTCTCGATTCCCGCAGAACTGGTGGACGCCTTCGACAAGAGCATTCACGGCAAAGGATACCGCAACCGGTCCGAGGCGATCCGCGACATCATGCGGGACTATCTCGTCGAGCGCGACTGGGAATCAGGCGACCGGCCGGTGGTCGGAACGATCACGATCGTCTACGACCATGAGGTCCGCGACCTGTCCAATAACCTCACCGCACTTCAGCACGAGGTCCACGATGCGGTGGTCTGCGCGACGCATATCCACCTCGAAGAGCGCAGCTGTCTCGAAGTAATCGTGGTCCGCGGACGGAGCAGCGAGGTGCGGGCGATAGCGGACCGTCTGATCAGCACTCGCGGGGTCAAACACGGCAAGCTAGTCTGCACGACGACGGGCGAGCAGCTCAGGTAGTTCATCCGACCACTCAGGAGGCACGATGCACACGAACGGATCGAGCAGAGGAGGCGGAACGCTCGTCCTCGTCGTCGCCACGCTGTTGGCAGTAGGCGGAACCTGCCTTGCTTGTACCAGTGGGCTGATCGCCATACCGACCGCGGAGACGGTCCCGCACGGTGAATACGACATCGAGCCGCAGATTGACGGCGTCATGAGCGGCCTCCGCGACGACACCTGGATACTGAACACCCAGTTCGGACTCACCCCCAGGCTTGCGGCGGGCGTGGACTTCCAGTGGGCGGACGGGGACGATGGCGAAGTCCTTTTGAACTTCCAGTACCTGCTCGTCCCCAGCACGGATGTACGCCCGGCAGTGGCGGTCGGCATCCACAGCCTGGGCGTCGGACCCGAGCACGGGAGGTTCCTGGTCGCGACACAGGAACTCGACGCGCTCCGCGTTCATGCGGGAGTCGAGAGCATCGAGAACGAGAGCCAGTGGTTCGTCGGGGCGGACTACGCAGTGAGTGAGCGACTGGTGCTGATGGGCGACTATACTGCGGGTTCGGAGAACTGCTCGTCGGTGGGCTTCTGTTGGCATCAGAGAGAGGGCTTCGACGTTCAACTCGGGGTGCTGTTCCCCAACTCGAGCAGCGCCGACACGCGGTTCAGCCTGGCCTTCGTCCTGACCGGACCGATCCAAGGGAGGTAGCCATGCACATACCAGACGGGTATCTCGGTCCCCAGACCTATAGTGCGGCCTACCTGGTCGCAGCGCCGTTCTGGGCAGCGGCCTCACGCGCGGTCAGCCGAACGTTGCGAAGCAGGCAGGTCCCGATGCTGGCGCTTGGGGCGGCGTTCAGTTTCGTCATCATGATGTTCAACGTTCCGATCCCGGGAGGCTCGACGGGACACGCTGTCGGCGCCGTGCTCATAGCGGTACTGCTCGGTCCGTGGGCGGCATGCCTCGCGGTGTCAGTCGCGCTGATCGTGCAGGCGGTCATGTTCGGCGACGGCGGGATAACCGCAATAGGGGCGAACTGCCTGAACATGGCGGTGGTGATGCCTTTCGTCGGATGGGGAGTTTACCGGCTGATAGCGGGGCGGTCGGAGGTAACTTCCAGGCGCAGATGGATCGGCGCGGCGGTCGGCGGGTACATCGGACTCAACGCGGCAGCGCTGAGTACGGCGATCATGTTCGGCATCCAGCCGCTGATCGCTCACGACGCGGCCGGCCGCGCGCTGTATTCGCCCTACCCGCTCAAGATCGCGGTTCCGATAATGGCGGCGGAGCACCTACTGTTCTTCGGAATCGTGGAGGCGGTCGTCACCGGACTGGTGGTGGCTTATCTCCAGAAGGCGGATTCATCGCTCCTGGGGGCAAAGGCATGAAGAAGCTCTGGATTGGACTGGGCATTCTCGTCGTGCTCTCTCCGCTGGGCCTTATCATCCCGGCAAGGTTCGGCGCGGGATCGGCTTGGGGGGAGTGGAGCGCCGACGAACTGGACGGGATGGTCGGGTATCTGCCGGAAGGCATGTCGAGTGTGGCCGACCTGTGGCACGCTCCCATTCCGGACTACGCGATGAAGGGGCAGGAGAGCGCCCCGTTGCACGCGCTCGGTGTCTCCTATATACTGTCGGCGGTGATCGGCGCGGCGATAGTCGTCGCGCTGACGATGCTGCTGGGCAGGATACTTGCGCGACGCGAGAGCGAAGAAGAGTCATAGGAAACGCAACACGGTCAGGCGCGCGCTGGCGAGCCTCGGGGAGGCGCTTGCCCGCGAGATGGCCGGCGAGCGACCGTCAGAATCGCGGGTCTCGCGCATCGAACCGAGGGCGAAGGCCGTCAGTTGTCTGATCCTGATCGTCGGAGCGACCCTGCTCCATGGATTGCTTACTCTCGCGGCCCTCGTGGTCGGCGCCGCGACTGCCGTCCTAGTGAGCGGCATCACGCCTGCCCGCCTGGGACGGATGTGGCTCGGCGTACCGATGTTCAGCCTCGCGATCGCTCTGCCGGCGACTCTCAACGTCGTCACCCCCGGAACGCCGGTCGTCACCCTTCTCGGCCCATTGAGCGTCACCACGGACGGACTGATCGTCGCTGGGCGGCTGGTCCTGCGCTCGACGGCCTGCATCACTCTCGCGTTTCTCCTGGTCGCCACGACCGACCGGGCGTCGCTGCTCAACGGGCTGCGGCGACTTGGAATGCCCAGAGCATTCGGGATGGTGCTGGCGATGATGCAGAGGTACCTCACCCTACTGCTGCGGTCGGCGGAGGAGATTCACCTTGCCAAGTTGAGCCGGACGATCGGCGGTCGGCCGCTCAGGGACGAGCACCGCTGGGTCGCGGCGGGAATCGGCAGCCTCTTCCGCCGGACGCACCGCCTCGCGCAGGAGACGCACAACGCGATGGTGTCGCGCGGGTACGACGGCGACATCCGCGTCGCGCGGGCGCCCGGCATCGGGGCGACGGACTTGCTCTGGCCGGCGATATCCCTCGCCGCGACGCTGGTTCTCATGAAGACGGATGGGAGGTTCTAGAGCTTGCGCTACAGAGGCATTGAGTTCTCCACCGAGTCGAAGGCCCTGGTCTATCCGTCGGGGACCGTCGCCGGCTACGGCATCATCCGATCGCTGGGAGAGGCCGGCGTCCCGGTAGTCGCACTCAGTCCCGGGCGGTGCGACAACCTCCGGTCAAGGTATGTCAGAGAGCGCCACATCGTCCCCAATCCCATCGAGGACCACGAGGCGTTCGTGCGATGGCTGATCGAGTACGGCAGGAACCAGAGAACGAGGCCCGCACTCGTCCTTGCCGAGGACCTGTACGCTTACATCGCATCGCTCTACCGGGATGAGCTTGCGGAAGCAATCTCGTATCCTTATCTCAGCCCGGAGACGATGCGGCTCGTCTTCGACAAAGAGCCGATGCTCCGGCTGGCGGCGGAGATCGGCATACCCGTCCCCGAAACTGTGTTCCGCCCGGACGCAGCCGACATCGCAGGCTGGCAACGTTTTCCGGCGCTGGTGAAACCGCTGGTTTCGAGGTTCACGTTCGACGGAAGAAGACTGCTGGACGTCGTGAAGTTCCCCAAGGAGTTCGGCGGAAAGGCGATATATGTCGCAGACGGCAAGGACCTGAAAGAGGCAGCCCGCCGGGTGTCGGACATGGGGATTGCTTGCCTGGTGCAGGAGTTCATCAGCGAGCCAAACCGCAGCCTGGTGACCGCGCAGTTCGTGGCCGAAGTCGGTGGAAAGCTGCCGTCGGTACACACTGCACGCAAGGTCCGCCAGGAACCGGCGGACTTCGGGAAGGCATGCGTGTCGGTGTCTTGCTACATTCCCGAACTGCGTGAGATGGCCGAGAGGTTCTGCAAGGCAAGCGGATTCGTGGGTTCGGGCGGGATCGAGTTCATCCACAGCAATCGAGACGGGAAGTGGTACATGCTGGAGATAAACCCGCGCTACGTGTACCGGTGCGGGATGTGCGCCTTGAACGGCGTCAACCTGCCGCTTCAGCATTACCTTATCTGCACGGGACAGCCTCTCTTCGAAGCGCGCCAGCGAGACGGCCGGTACTGGATAGACATCGCCGGAGACCTTGCTGGGCTTCGATGGCGCAAAGGAAAGCCTGAATGGAAGCTGAGCGCGTGGGAGATCCTGAGGCCGTACCTGAGGTTCAACGAGGCCGTATTCAACTGGCAGGATCCCATGCCCGGGCTGTTCCGATACGCGAGATTGCCCGCAGGCAAGGCGAAGCGCGCCCTGTCGGGCTGCTTCCGCAAGCGCAGTTGCGAGGTCACGTCACCGACGAGGGAGGAGATTCCGTGAGCGACGTCGTCTTCAAGGCGAGCGGCATCAGCTACTCCTACCCGGGCGGCGCGGCGGTGCTGAACGAGATCAGCTTCGAGGTGCGCCAAGGAGAACGCGCCGCCATCCTGGGCGCGAACGCGAGCGGGAAGTCCACCCTGCTGCATCTGCTCGACGGCCTTTACTTCCCGTCGGAGGGACGCATCGAGGCGTTCGGCAGAGAACTGACTGAGGAGGGCGTCGAGACCCCTCCGTTCTCTCGGGAGTTTCGGCAGAAGGTCGGCTTCCTCTTCCAGAACTCGGATGCCCAGCTCTTCTGCTCGACCGTCGAGGAGGAACTTGCGTTCGGGCCGCTCCAACTGGGGCTTTCCGCCGAAGAGGTCGAGCACCGAGTAGATGAAACGCTCAGGCTTTTCGGCGTCGAACATCTCAGGCGCCGCTCCCCCGGCGCGCTGAGCGGCGGCGAGAAGAAGAAGATCGCGCTGGCCGGACTCGTGACGTGCAGCCCCGAGGTGATCCTGCTCGACGAACCGAGCGCCGGGCTCGATCCTCGGACTCAGCAGTGGCTGGTGGAGTTCCTCGAAGTCCTGCACAAGGCGGGAATGACGTTCGTCACATGCACGCACGACCTCGGGTTCGCGGCGGATGTCGCCGACCGGGCGCTGGTCCTCTCGGAGGACCACGGACTCGCGTACGACGGTCCGCTTAACGAAGCGCTCGACGATCTAGACCTGCTGCTCTCGGTGAACCTGATTCACGCGCACGCGCACCTGCACGACGGCGAGATACACGAACACCCGCACATGCACGACTTGACGCACGAGCATCGCCATATGGGAAGTGACCGGTAGAAACGAAAGGCTGTTGACGGAGAGATGACCATGAGACTACTTGCGGCCTGCATTCTGTTTGCGCTCATCCTCGCGACGCGGGTCTTGTCGGAGAACGCGGATCTTTCGGACTTGTCCGACTTGACCGGCTGGGAGGGGCTGACCCCCGACCCGGCGATGACTTACGGCGGCATGCCCGCGCCGAAGTGGGACCACGCGAAGGACGGGCACATCAGTACGGATCAGATCCCGCACGACTGGGTGAGGTTCAACTGCCTCGAGTTCGCGCTTCACTCGAACAAGGCGAGCGGCGGTGAGGTCGTGCTGGTGCTCGGCTCTGACACGCCCAAGTCACCGGAGCCGGACTACTTTATGAAGAAGATCAGGCTCAACTGGCAGGGCTGGAAGTCCTTCGCCATACCATACACGGAGTTCGGGATCGCCCGCTGTCCGGTAGGGTTCAGCGACATCCAGGCTTTCATGCTCGCCTCAGAGGGATGGGACCTTGAGCCCGATCGCTCCGTGGTGATGCACATCGCGGGTATCCGGCTCGGCCGCGTGCCGAGTCCCGGCATATCCGATGACGAGCTGTTCGCAATGCTGGATCTCGACCGTTCAGGGCTGGAGAAGGTCAGGGATGCGCATGACCCAGGGGCGAGGATGCACGAGTTAGCCGAGTACCTGCGAAGCCGCGAGACGCCGGCCTGGAAGTGGGACTGGCGTAGTGAGCCTGAACGTGAGGCGGATCCCTCGAGAGTCGATACCAGAGCCGCCGACAGGGTGCTCGCCCACGAGTTGTACAGCTGCAGCCACTACCACAAGTACGAGGGCGAGATTGACTGGACGCTCAACCCGATCAACTACCGCGAGTGGCCGTGGCAACTCTCCCGCCACAGGGATTGGACCGTCCTTGCCGACGCATATCGGCGGACGGGCGATGAGAAGTACGCGCGCGAGTTCGTTTTCCAGCTCATGGACTGGCTGGCGAAGTGCCCCGTGCCGACGACCGTCAGCGGGAACGTGTCGTACACCTGGCGGACAATCGAGGCGGGCATCCGGGCGGGGCAGTCGTGGATGGATACCTATCACAAGTTCCTGATCTCGCCGTCGTTCACGGATGAGGCGGTCGTCGCGATGGTGAAATCGTTCGCGGAGCACGCGAGGCACCTGGCGAAGTACCCGACTACCGGCAACTGGCTGGCGATGGAAATGAACGGCCTGATGCACGTCGGCGCCATGTTCCCCGAGTTCAAGGAGTCGGCCGAGTGGCGCAGGACGGCGATGGAGAAGACCTACGAGGAACTCGACCGCCAGGTCTACCCGGACGGCGCGCAGATCGAGCTTGCCACCGGATACCATCAGGTCAGTCTCGGCAACTTCATCTCGGCCTGGGAGATCGCCCACCTGAACGGCGTACCGGTGCCGGATGATTTCATTGCCAGGATCCAGAAGATGTACGACTACAACCTCTACGCCTCGATGCCGGGCGGAACGCTACCGGGCCTGAACGACTCAGGGCGAACCGACATCAGGGGGTCGCTGGCGAAGGCGTTCACGTTCTACCCGGACAGGAAGGACTACGAGTGGGTATCCACCGGAGGCAAGAGCGGAGAGAAGCCGTCCGTCGGCTCCATCGCGCTACCGTTCTCGGGCCAGATCGTGACGCGCTCGGGATGGGATGCGGACGACCGCTACCTGTTGATGGACGCCGGTCCGTTCGGGTACGGCCACCAGCACGAGGACTCGCTCAGCTTCGTGATCTACTCGCACGGCAGGTATCACCTCGTTGACCCGGGCAACTACCCCTATGACAGCTCGGAGTGGCGCAAGTACGTGCTCTCCACGCGCGCCCACAACACCATCAGGGTGGACGGGGAGGACCAGCACCGGCGCGACAAACCGAACCGGGCAGACTATGTGATCTCTAAGCCGCTGCCGAACAAGTGGATCGCGGGTGAGGGTTTCGACTACGCGTGCGGAAGCTACGCCGAAGGCTACGGACCCAGGAACGATACCA
Above is a genomic segment from Armatimonadota bacterium containing:
- a CDS encoding LysE family transporter produces the protein MKPITILATSFMTALSGALMPGPLLTVTIARAATEGFIAPLLLMVGHSLLELLVVVWLIFGLGRLLKARPVIGTISVLGGAVLLWMGWGMIPSALNGALDLHASGSASPVSGAGPLSNLVVTGMAVSISNPYWVIWWATVGAALFATLARKPGGSRTSSVGAFYIGHIMGDVVWYLLVGAAVVTGRVFISPGAYRVIVVVCGAFLMFLGASFLYLIASGKLWAIQARCETADSQCPMG
- the nikR gene encoding nickel-responsive transcriptional regulator NikR, which translates into the protein MPDLARFGVSIPAELVDAFDKSIHGKGYRNRSEAIRDIMRDYLVERDWESGDRPVVGTITIVYDHEVRDLSNNLTALQHEVHDAVVCATHIHLEERSCLEVIVVRGRSSEVRAIADRLISTRGVKHGKLVCTTTGEQLR
- the cbiM gene encoding cobalt transporter CbiM gives rise to the protein MHIPDGYLGPQTYSAAYLVAAPFWAAASRAVSRTLRSRQVPMLALGAAFSFVIMMFNVPIPGGSTGHAVGAVLIAVLLGPWAACLAVSVALIVQAVMFGDGGITAIGANCLNMAVVMPFVGWGVYRLIAGRSEVTSRRRWIGAAVGGYIGLNAAALSTAIMFGIQPLIAHDAAGRALYSPYPLKIAVPIMAAEHLLFFGIVEAVVTGLVVAYLQKADSSLLGAKA
- a CDS encoding PDGLE domain-containing protein; amino-acid sequence: MKKLWIGLGILVVLSPLGLIIPARFGAGSAWGEWSADELDGMVGYLPEGMSSVADLWHAPIPDYAMKGQESAPLHALGVSYILSAVIGAAIVVALTMLLGRILARRESEEES
- the cbiQ gene encoding cobalt ECF transporter T component CbiQ encodes the protein MRDARAKKSHRKRNTVRRALASLGEALAREMAGERPSESRVSRIEPRAKAVSCLILIVGATLLHGLLTLAALVVGAATAVLVSGITPARLGRMWLGVPMFSLAIALPATLNVVTPGTPVVTLLGPLSVTTDGLIVAGRLVLRSTACITLAFLLVATTDRASLLNGLRRLGMPRAFGMVLAMMQRYLTLLLRSAEEIHLAKLSRTIGGRPLRDEHRWVAAGIGSLFRRTHRLAQETHNAMVSRGYDGDIRVARAPGIGATDLLWPAISLAATLVLMKTDGRF
- a CDS encoding ABC transporter ATP-binding protein; its protein translation is MEAERVGDPEAVPEVQRGRIQLAGSHARAVPIREIARRQGEARPVGLLPQAQLRGHVTDEGGDSVSDVVFKASGISYSYPGGAAVLNEISFEVRQGERAAILGANASGKSTLLHLLDGLYFPSEGRIEAFGRELTEEGVETPPFSREFRQKVGFLFQNSDAQLFCSTVEEELAFGPLQLGLSAEEVEHRVDETLRLFGVEHLRRRSPGALSGGEKKKIALAGLVTCSPEVILLDEPSAGLDPRTQQWLVEFLEVLHKAGMTFVTCTHDLGFAADVADRALVLSEDHGLAYDGPLNEALDDLDLLLSVNLIHAHAHLHDGEIHEHPHMHDLTHEHRHMGSDR
- a CDS encoding alginate lyase family protein, which produces MRLLAACILFALILATRVLSENADLSDLSDLTGWEGLTPDPAMTYGGMPAPKWDHAKDGHISTDQIPHDWVRFNCLEFALHSNKASGGEVVLVLGSDTPKSPEPDYFMKKIRLNWQGWKSFAIPYTEFGIARCPVGFSDIQAFMLASEGWDLEPDRSVVMHIAGIRLGRVPSPGISDDELFAMLDLDRSGLEKVRDAHDPGARMHELAEYLRSRETPAWKWDWRSEPEREADPSRVDTRAADRVLAHELYSCSHYHKYEGEIDWTLNPINYREWPWQLSRHRDWTVLADAYRRTGDEKYAREFVFQLMDWLAKCPVPTTVSGNVSYTWRTIEAGIRAGQSWMDTYHKFLISPSFTDEAVVAMVKSFAEHARHLAKYPTTGNWLAMEMNGLMHVGAMFPEFKESAEWRRTAMEKTYEELDRQVYPDGAQIELATGYHQVSLGNFISAWEIAHLNGVPVPDDFIARIQKMYDYNLYASMPGGTLPGLNDSGRTDIRGSLAKAFTFYPDRKDYEWVSTGGKSGEKPSVGSIALPFSGQIVTRSGWDADDRYLLMDAGPFGYGHQHEDSLSFVIYSHGRYHLVDPGNYPYDSSEWRKYVLSTRAHNTIRVDGEDQHRRDKPNRADYVISKPLPNKWIAGEGFDYACGSYAEGYGPRNDTRVEHTRHILFVKPEYWIVTDFLTPQDDKPHRYDSMFHLDAPGVTVDGSSLSVVTQNKESNLAIIALADEGLRLEVISGQEKPIVQGWMPAGGYDVRPIPTPTYSREQSGPASFAYVFYPVAEGVECPVKSVEKLAVTGRAMGLTVRFADGRTDHFVQRVKPGAKLRFLDFETDAQAVHVRIGADGTARALLAGGSRITRGGAAVEAEIRPIEDLSRTEARHSF